In Neoarius graeffei isolate fNeoGra1 chromosome 17, fNeoGra1.pri, whole genome shotgun sequence, a single window of DNA contains:
- the gpr171 gene encoding G-protein coupled receptor 171 produces METTASTTMKDQNCVVNDKMMPFATSYIIIFLIGMAGSLVALWAFIYSRNTKKCMNVYLINLLTSDFLLTLALPVKIAKDFGVQSQRLTIFHCQVSAPLIYINMYASIIFLAFVSVQRYFQITQSSKLFRLQEVGFALVMSAVVWLLVLFINVPNMAIPIKDKISNNTLITCKDIKQEVAKHWHTLSVFLGMAIFINASVAVLMSNGLVLKQLWGKRGGDPEEQASAHHATLNIAMVTVAYVVCFVPYHAVRMPYTFTQNEIITDCGIQKHLFLAKESTLLLAVLNLCFDPVLYFFFCPSFRHQITQVFTKRRNLERNLESDQDQNLQLQPVS; encoded by the coding sequence ATGGAGACTACAGCAAGTACCACTATGAAGGACCAGAATTGTGTGGTAAATGACAAGATGATGCCATTTGCCACATCCTACATCATTATCTTCCTGATAGGCATGGCTGGCAGCCTGGTGGCACTCTGGGCATTTATATACAGTAGAAACACCAAGAAGTGCATGAATGTGTACCTGATCAACCTTCTGACCTCTGACTTTTTGTTGACATTGGCACTGCCAGTCAAGATCGCGAAAGACTTTGGTGTGCAATCCCAGAGACTAACGATTTTCCACTGTCAAGTCAGTGCACCGCTCATCTACATCAACATGTATGCCTCGATCATATTTCTGGCTTTTGTCAGTGTACAACGTTACTTCCAGATCACCCAGAGCTCCAAGCTGTTCCGCCTACAGGAGGTGGGATTTGCCCTGGTAATGTCTGCTGTCGTCTGGCTTCTGGTGCTCTtcatcaatgtccccaacatggcCATTCCAATCAAGGATAAGATTTCTAACAACACTTTAATAACATGTAAAGATATTAAGCAGGAAGTTGCCAAGCATTGGCACACACTCTCTGTTTTTCTGGGCATGGCGATTTTCATAAATGCCTCTGTAGCTGTGCTTATGTCAAATGGCCTGGTGCTGAAACAGCTTTGGGGTAAACGTGGAGGAGACCCTGAGGAGCAGGCCAGTGCTCACCATGCTACTCTCAATATCGCAATGGTGACAGTGGCTTATGTTGTGTGCTTTGTACCATATCATGCAGTTCGCATGCCTTATACGTTTACACAAAATGAGATAATCACTGACTGTGGCATTCAGAAGCACCTATTCTTAGCCAAAGAGTCCACTTTGCTTCTGGCCGTCCTAAACCTTTGCTTTGACCCAGTGCTTTACTTCTTTTTCTGCCCTTCATTCAGACATCAGATCACACAGGTCTTTACTAAAAGGAGAAACCTAGAAAGAAACCTAGAATCTGACCAGGATCAAAATCTACAACTGCAGCCAGTTTCATAA
- the LOC132901618 gene encoding P2Y purinoceptor 14-like produces the protein MKMAANNLTTVLNDSMASNTTKTDPDTCGLFEVPAHPFFIFFYSAVCLISLALNAITIRVYYCTTLRFQSSVTIYLKNLAAADFFLCLVLPLRIANYASRSTLMHHIYCNFGAACLYLNMYASILFMDYIAANRYLKIAHPFKSHALQTARAARCISIITWTSLSSMALIYIVVFLSTSWGTAPNPHAIGCESLHSHQTSTVYKIIHCVSALIFTIVLVSLILFYWATVRRLQHAHPPVQTQRCHHKLSRSKRNMQVLVVVFCVCFVPYHLVRLPYAFLKPLFHGCGTTAKLFYIIKEITVLLSVLNACMDPLIYFVFCKGFREQMGIRKVQVLTRLRLRKVSRDTRKQSNTETGDSFATMRQESAIQLQNIHLCETELQHIAS, from the exons ATGAAAATGGCAGCCAACAATCTGACCACTGTTTTGAATGACAGCATGGCATCAAACACAACAAAGACAGACCCGGACACTTGTGGCCTGTTCGAAGTGCCAGCCCatccttttttcatttttttctacTCAGCAGTCTGCCTCATTAGTTTGGCACTGAACGCCATCACCATTCGGGTGTATTACTGCACCACTCTACGATTTCAGTCCAGTGTCACCATTTACCTAAAGAACCTGGCTGCAGCTGACTTCTTCCTCTGCCTTGTTCTGCCACTGCGCATTGCCAACTATGCTAGCAGATCAACATTGATGCATCACATTTACTGCAATTTTGGCGCTGCATGTTTGTATCTCAACATGTATGCCAGCATTCTCTTCATGGATTACATTGCTGCAAACAG atACCTAAAGATTGCTCATCCATTCAAGTCTCATGCACTGCAGACAGCCCGTGCTGCACGCTGCATCTCCATTATAACATGGACTTCCTTATCTTCAATGGCTTTAATTTACATTGTCGTGTTTCTGAGCACATCCTGGGGAACTGCTCCAAATCCGCATGCCATCGGCTGCGAGTCCTTACACAGCCATCAGACCAGCACAGTCTATAAGATCATCCACTGCGTTTCTGCACTCATCTTCACCATTGTGCTCGTGTCCCTGATCCTATTCTATTGGGCCACAGTGCGGAGGCTTCAACATGCCCACCCCCCAGTACAGACCCAAAGGTGCCACCATAAACTGAGCAGGTCTAAGCGGAACATGCAAGTGCTTGTGGTGGTGTTCTGTGTGTGCTTTGTGCCCTACCACCTAGTGAGGCTTCCTTATGCCTTCCTAAAGCCCCTGTTTCATGGATGTGGTACTACAGCCAAGTTGTTTTACATTATTAAGGAGATCACAGTCCTGCTTTCAGTGCTCAATGCTTGCATGGATCCATTGATATATTTTGTCTTTTGCAAGGGATTCCGGGAACAAATGGGCATCAGAAAAGTCCAAGTGCTCACTCGGTTAAGGTTGAGAAAAGTCTCAAGAGATACAAGGAAACAAAGCAACACAGAGACTGGGGATTCATTTGCTACCATGAGACAAGAAAGTGCCATTCAACTGCAGAATATCCACTTGTGTGAGACAGAACTGCAACATATCGCATcataa